The window GGCGGCTCGTCGCCGAGCCGAGTGTCCGGACGCCGACGAGGTCGGGGTAGCCGCCGCCGACCCGGACGTGGTTGAACGGCGCCAGCAGGTCGCGAACCGCCGGCTCGATCGGCCGTCCGGGGCGCCACTCGTCCTGCGAGAACTGCGTGTCGGCGACGGCGTAGGAGCCGTCGTCCTCGCCCGGGAAGAGGCGCTGCTTGGTGTGGGCGAGCACCTGTGGTTCCGACAGCGACTCTGCCGCGCTGCTCATACGAGCTGGCTTGCGACCGCGCCCCCATAACAGTACCTGGCTCCGCCGGTACCGAACGCGGTGGACGTGCCTACCGGCGGGCGGACAGAGCCAGCGCTATCGAGCCGCTCAGGATCGCTCCGGCAGCCGCGGACGATACCAGTCCGAGCACGAGGCTCCCCTCGGTTATCGCCGCGATCGCACCACCGGCCACGGCACCGGCGCCGCCCGCAGCCCCGATTACCGTCTCATCCGGAACGTCGCTCATACCCGGACCGTTCGACTGGAGCACAGTCAACGTGGCGATCGAACGACATGTCCGCGGTGGATCGCCACACGGGCTCTCTATCTAGCTGCGCCGGGTGCTCCGGTAACTACAGTCGCTTACGGTTCGGACGTAACGAACAGAACAACGAGTGCGAGACCCATCGTTACCGCGGACAGCGGTTCCCAGTTACCCGTCTTTCCCACGTAGTAGGTCGCTGTACAGGCCGCCATAATTCCGAGCAAAGAGACAGCTATCTCCACTTTCTCGTCGACGACGATCTTCGGTACGGTGTGCTCGCTCACGGGCGGGTTTTATTCATATATTTTATTTAACCATTATGATTGCTGGAGGGTGTGATCCGATTTCCCGTCCGGACTGAACGCGAGTGTTCCCCTCTCCGAATACAACTACTCACCGTTCGCGCTTCCCCGGGGAGGACTACCCGCTGACGGTCACCGCAGCGACGACGCTCCCTCGAGTTCGCTCCGGCTCCGGCTCCGGCCAGCGAGCCGATCGGCCCGAGCGCGGCGAGCGCGAGGCCCGCCCCCGGATGACCGACCCGGGATCGAACAGGGGGCCAGCCAGAGTCCGACGACCGCCGCTCGAGGGGAGCGGGAGCGACCGTCGGGACGTCCCTTGGTGACTCCACTCACCGAGACCGGGACGCCTGTTTTGTACCTCGAGCCCGTCTATCCCCACGTGACCGACACCCAGGACACGTTCGTCTTCGACGACGACTGCGGGTTCTGTACCTGGTGGGCCGACTTCTTCGACGAGCACACCGACCTTCGGATCGTCGGCTTCAGCGACCTGTCCCCCGAGTTGCGCGACCGCCTGCCGGAAAACTACGAGGCCTGCTCACATCTGGTGACCGACGACCGGGTCTACTCCTGTGGCGCGTCGATCGAGGAGGCGTTCGTCCGCTCGGACGTCGCCGGACCGCTCCGGGACGTCGTCCCGTTTCTCCGGAACTTCGAGGACTACGAACGGCTCCGCGAGCGATGGTATCGGTCGATCGCCGACGAGCGGGACCGCTGGGGCCAGTTCGTCTCGAAGACGCCGCCGGCGAGCGGCGACGGCGACGAGGCGGACGACTCGACCTCGAGCTAGCTCCCCGGTGCCGTCCCCTCGGAACCCGCATCCGGGGGTCCTCGAGGACCGCCGGCTGGACCTGGCTCCCGACCCGTTCCTGCCGCCACGAGTCGCCCTTCCCGTTTTTCGGATGCCGCCCCGATACCGATCACTCTTCGTCCCTTTCGCGTTCACCCTCGTACTCGGTCAGCCACGACCGCACGACCCCCTGTACCGCGCCGGTTGTACTCCCGAGGTTCAGCAACTGGTAACCCGCATCGGCCTTCTCGTTGACGTCGTCCATTCCGAACCCGAGGCCGCCCAGCGGGACGTCCGCCTCGAGCGCCCCCGTCCGGATCTCCTCGACCAGTTCCTCGACGTCCTCGTGGGCCGGCTCGCCGGGGTGGCCCGTCGCGACGGCCAGATCAAGCGGCCCGGCGAAGACGAACCCGAGTTCCGGCACCGACAGGATCTCCTCGAGGTTCTCGACCGCGGTCGGGTGTTCGATCGTCGCGCCGACGACGATTTCGTCGTCCTCGGTCGCCGCGTAGTCCGCGGTCGTCCCCCAGCGGCTCGCCCGCGGGTTCGCAAAGCCCCGCCGGCCCGGCTCGCCGTCGTACTCGAACCGGGCCGCACGCACCGCCTGCCGGACGTCGTCGGCACTCTCGACCCGCGAGACGAACAGGTTTCGGACGCCCGCGTCGAGGACCTTCCTGACCGTCCCGGGATCGGGGTCGGGCAACCGGACGAGCAGTTCCGTCCCCGACGTGTCCGCGGCCCGCAGGAGCTCCTCGAGGCGGTCGCCGTCCCGCGGGCTCGGACCGCCGTGTTCCAGATCGATCCAGACGAAATCCAGCCCGAGTTCGCCGTACAGTTCGACCAGCGCCGGCGAGTAGGTACTCTCGAGAACGCCCAGCGCGACGGTATCGGACTCGAGCGTCCGGCGGAGCGAGTTGATCCGCGGTGAACTCGTCATGGGCGACGGACACCGGTGGCGAAAATAAACGTTGGCGGCGAGGCTGCGGGGGACTATTTGTGGCGGGGCGACCGAGCGAGTCCATGGAGCGACTCTCGAT of the Halobiforma lacisalsi AJ5 genome contains:
- a CDS encoding HpcH/HpaI aldolase family protein, which translates into the protein MTSSPRINSLRRTLESDTVALGVLESTYSPALVELYGELGLDFVWIDLEHGGPSPRDGDRLEELLRAADTSGTELLVRLPDPDPGTVRKVLDAGVRNLFVSRVESADDVRQAVRAARFEYDGEPGRRGFANPRASRWGTTADYAATEDDEIVVGATIEHPTAVENLEEILSVPELGFVFAGPLDLAVATGHPGEPAHEDVEELVEEIRTGALEADVPLGGLGFGMDDVNEKADAGYQLLNLGSTTGAVQGVVRSWLTEYEGERERDEE
- a CDS encoding DCC1-like thiol-disulfide oxidoreductase family protein yields the protein MYLEPVYPHVTDTQDTFVFDDDCGFCTWWADFFDEHTDLRIVGFSDLSPELRDRLPENYEACSHLVTDDRVYSCGASIEEAFVRSDVAGPLRDVVPFLRNFEDYERLRERWYRSIADERDRWGQFVSKTPPASGDGDEADDSTSS